TGTATAGGTTGATTTGCAAATGCCTTCTTCTCCCAAATTTGTGTAAAACTCATCATTCTACCCCAAACCCACCCGATGTATTCATCTGGAGACTTTGCCGGAAATGGAAATGGCATTTTATCTCTCATTTGAGTTAATTCGTCTTTGTTATTGTCCCTATTTACATTACTTGATAGGGTTTTTCCGAACTCACTGAAATCACCATTCGGATTCTTTTTGAGGAATTCCGTATACATTTCCAACAGTTTAATTCCATTCTCTAACATTTTCCGAAAAATTTTGTATTAATATTAAAACAACTTTGTAGCATAATTGTTATGGATTTGTAATAATATTAAATCGTAAACTGGATATACAAAATGAAACGTTACATTTTTGGGTTAATAGGTACTGCTATATTTTTTTTAATTGGTAATCAGCAAATTTTGGCACAAGGAACAGCAAGTTTTGGCGGTTATGTTCGAGATGCTAAAACCGAAGAGCCACTAATTGGAGCGACTGTGATAATAGAAGGAACCGAATTAGGTGCAGTGACCAATTTAGAAGGCTATTATGAAATCAAAAATATTGAGCCACAATCTTATACAGTTACTGCTTCTTATGTCGGATACGAAAAAGGCTCTAAATTCAATGTAACAGTGAGGTCAGGTGGTATTCCCAATGTCAATTTTGAGTTATCCGAAGATGTAGAACAATTAGAAGGCGTTACGGTTCGTGCTAATCCATTTAAGAAGAATGAGGAAACGCCTCTCTCTATACAGAAATTATCCCCAGAGGAAATAGCTACCTATCCAGGAGGAAATAATGATATTGCCAAAGTAGCACAATCCTTGCCTGGTGTTAGTGGTTCTGTTGGTGGATTTCGAAATGATATCATAATCCGAGGTGGTGCACCAAATGAAAATGTATATTATTTAGATGGAATTGAAATTCCTAATATCAATCACTTCAGTACGCAAGGAAGTGCAGGTGGGCCTGTTGGATTATTAAACGTATCATTTTTTGAGGGCGTTACCTTATCGTCCAGTGCCTTTGCAAGTCAGTATGATAATGTGCTTTCAGGGGTTTTACAGTTTGATCAAAGAGATGGAAATAGGAGAGAGTTTAGAAATAACTTCAGATTGAGTAGTAGTGAAGCTGCAGTAACCACTGAAGGTCCATTATTCAAGAAGAAAGATGAGGAGTCTAGCAATACCTCTTTTATTGCCTCTGTCAGAAGATCTTATCTACAATTATTATTTCAGGCCATTGATTTACCATTTTTACCAGATTATTGGGATTATCAATATAAAGTTACCCATAAATTTGATGATTATAATGAATTGATTTTTACAGGGGTGGGTTCTCTTGATGATTTAACTATTAATGCTCCAGACGATTTTGATGCTGAACAACAAGCGGTTCTTGATCAAATCCCGGTTATTCAGCAGTGGAGTACAACTTCGGGCTTAAGTTGGAAACGAAGGTTTAAAGATAATTCTGGTTTTATGACAACTGCGCTGAGTACCAATATTCTCAATAATCAATTTGATCAATATGAAGATAATGTAAATCAAGAAGGCTTGGTGTTTAGTAATAAATCCCAGGAACAAGAAGTGAAGCTCCGTTATAACCTGACTAAATTTGTTGAGGATTGGACTTTCAGCAGTGGATTTATAGTGCAAGAGGCTATTTATTCCAATAATTCAGAATTGGTAGATGAAAATCGAGGGTTTAGTTATGAGAACAGCTTAAATTTCACTCGCTATGGATTGAATGCGCAAGCGTCCAGAAATTTTGTAAGCGATAGGCTTGGCTTATCTGCTGGTTTTAGAGTGGATGGCAATACATTTACAGAAACAGGAAATGAGATTTACAGGACATTTAGCCCAAGGTTTTCCGCATCTTATACATTTGATGAAAAAAGAAAGTGGACATTAAATGCATCAGTCGGAAGATATTTCAAGATACCGCCATACACAATTTTAGGTTTTACTGATCAAAATGATAGCTATGCAAATCAAGATGCAGAATACATTCAAAGCGATCACTTAGTAGCTGGAATTGAGTATTTAGTTACACCATCTTCTCGCTTTAGTATCGAAGGCTTTTACAAAAAATATGATAACTATCCTGTATCAGTGGTGGATAGCGTATCCTTGGCAAATTTAGGAGGTGGCTTCTCGGTTTTAGGGAATGAAAATATTGAAAGCGTTGGCCTAGGAAGAACCTATGGGATGGAATTTTTATATCAAAGAAAGTTAACAAAAGACTTTTATGCTATTTTAGCTTATACGCTGTACAGAAGTGAATTTACAGGTTTTAATGAAGATGAATATTTGCGTTCTACTTGGGATAATCGAAATTTATTGACTTTCACAGGAGGTTATAAATTTGGAAATAACTGGGAACTTAGTGCAAGGGTACGGTACTTAGGTAGAACACCTGTTGCTCCAGTAGACCAGGCAGCTACTTTAAATTCTTATCCAAATATCATTAGGGACTATTCTCGACAAGGCGATTTATTATTAGATCCTTTCAATCAAACTGATATTAGAATCGATAAGAAATGGAATTTTGACAATTGGACCTTTAATGTTTTCTTGGAATTGCAAAATGCATTTGTTCAGGATTTACCCTCCGAACCGAGCTTTGGTCTACGAAGAAATGATGCTGGAGAGATTCAACAACCTAGGGAATTGGTAAGAATTGCAGATGTAAGCAACAGTTCCTTGTTACCTAATTTGGGGATTGTTATAGATTTTTAAAAGCTTTTATGAATTAAATCTTTCTTATTTTAAATTCTTTCAAATAATAGTTTAATTTTGGGGTTCTAAATT
This is a stretch of genomic DNA from Marivirga harenae. It encodes these proteins:
- a CDS encoding TonB-dependent receptor, coding for MKRYIFGLIGTAIFFLIGNQQILAQGTASFGGYVRDAKTEEPLIGATVIIEGTELGAVTNLEGYYEIKNIEPQSYTVTASYVGYEKGSKFNVTVRSGGIPNVNFELSEDVEQLEGVTVRANPFKKNEETPLSIQKLSPEEIATYPGGNNDIAKVAQSLPGVSGSVGGFRNDIIIRGGAPNENVYYLDGIEIPNINHFSTQGSAGGPVGLLNVSFFEGVTLSSSAFASQYDNVLSGVLQFDQRDGNRREFRNNFRLSSSEAAVTTEGPLFKKKDEESSNTSFIASVRRSYLQLLFQAIDLPFLPDYWDYQYKVTHKFDDYNELIFTGVGSLDDLTINAPDDFDAEQQAVLDQIPVIQQWSTTSGLSWKRRFKDNSGFMTTALSTNILNNQFDQYEDNVNQEGLVFSNKSQEQEVKLRYNLTKFVEDWTFSSGFIVQEAIYSNNSELVDENRGFSYENSLNFTRYGLNAQASRNFVSDRLGLSAGFRVDGNTFTETGNEIYRTFSPRFSASYTFDEKRKWTLNASVGRYFKIPPYTILGFTDQNDSYANQDAEYIQSDHLVAGIEYLVTPSSRFSIEGFYKKYDNYPVSVVDSVSLANLGGGFSVLGNENIESVGLGRTYGMEFLYQRKLTKDFYAILAYTLYRSEFTGFNEDEYLRSTWDNRNLLTFTGGYKFGNNWELSARVRYLGRTPVAPVDQAATLNSYPNIIRDYSRQGDLLLDPFNQTDIRIDKKWNFDNWTFNVFLELQNAFVQDLPSEPSFGLRRNDAGEIQQPRELVRIADVSNSSLLPNLGIVIDF